One window of Lacerta agilis isolate rLacAgi1 chromosome 14, rLacAgi1.pri, whole genome shotgun sequence genomic DNA carries:
- the LOC117058913 gene encoding vomeronasal type-2 receptor 26-like — MASKVDTLECVEYDPHPVPHEWFQTGALFIGEIASLVVYHPNEFSFKEDPYQNMFDVPETVTKFYQHILALAFAVNEINENPKILPNVTLGFHIYDSYYDARMTYRTTLEVLFRSHRFVPNYQCDRQKNLMAIIGALGSETSNFMADIISSYKVPQLTYGSFAPQENHITQKPSFFRLVPNETQLYMGIIRLLQYFKWTWVGLLLVDNSSGEHFLQTLEQLFSQYGICSAFIERIPQIAHWDNLEELGNIARNVCLYFKDKKVITFIIYGELLTIPWLRTIIFIRDTGNEKNTPLKKVWIMTTQVDLLLTGHQKGWGLQMFQGAILFTIHSKEIVGFREFIQTMKPYGPQTDGFLKDFWEEAFDCVLPNPNVAMDVDQTCTGEESLESLSGPHFELLMTGHSYSIYNGVYAVAHSLHVMGLSRSKQRANEKGFSTDLQDVQPWQRVKVGWIDPDVPEGEELIIHEDIIVWHSGFNQVMPISLCNDYCHPGNQKKRKEGEKFCCYDCTPCPERKISNQLDMDVCFTCPEDQFPSKEKDECLPKIINFLSYEEPLGITLAFVAVSLSINAALVLAVFIKHKDTPIVKANNRGLTYTLLISLLLCFLSSLLFLGKPGKVTCLLRQTVFGIIFSVAVSCVLAKTITVVIAFMATKPGSSMRKWMGRRQGQSVVLSCSLIQASICTLWLATSPPFPDLDMRSVTGEILVQCNEGSVTMFYCVLGYMGFLAVSSFTVAFLARKLPDSFNEAKFITFSMLVFCSVWLSFVPTYLSTRGKYMVAVEIFSILASSAGLLGCIFTPKCYIIVFRPQQNKREQLIRRMF, encoded by the exons ATGGCGTCCAAAGTAGATACTCTGGAGTGTGTTGAATATGATCCCCACCCTGTCCCACACGAGTGGTTCCAGACAGGAGCTCTCTTCATTGGTGAAATTGCTTCTCTGGTAGTTTATCATCCAAATGAGTTTTCCTTCAAAGAAGATCCTTATCAGAATATGTTTGATGTTCCAGA AACGGTGACAAAAttctaccagcacatccttgccttggcatttgctgtgaACGAAATCAACGAAAACCCTAAGATCCTACCCAATGTCACACTTGGATTCCATATCTATGATAGCTACTATGATGCAAGGATGACTTATCGTACCACTTTGGAGGTGCTCTTCAGATCACACAGATTTGTCCCCAACTACCAGTGTGACAGACAGAAAAACCTCATGGCTATCATAGGGGCACTTGGCTCTGAGACCTCTAACTTTATGGCAGATATTATAAGTTCCTATAAGGTTCCGCAG CTCACATATGGCTCATTTGCCCCACAAGAGAATCATATCACACAAAAGCCATCCTTTTTTCGTCTGGTGCCAAATGAAACCCAGCTGTATATGGGGATTATCCGGTTACTCCAATATTTCAAATGGACATGGGTTGGGCTTCTTCTGGTTGATAATAGCAGTGGCGAACATTTCTTGCAGACGCTGGAACAATTGTTTTCCCAATATGGGATCTGTTCAGCATTCATAGAAAGAATACCACAAATAGCTCACTGGGATAACTTGGAGGAACTTGGTAATATAGCCAgaaatgtttgtttatatttcaaGGATAAGAAAGTGATTACATTTATTATATATGGAGAATTATTGACTATACCATGGCTGAGAACTATTATATTTATACGAGACACTGGAAATGAGAAGAACACACCACTCAAAAAGGTGTGGATTATGACAACCCAGGTAGATTTACTATTAACTGGCCATCAAAAGGGCTGGGGGCTCCAGATGTTCCAAGGTGCAATTTTATTTACAATCCACTCCAAAGAGATTGTGGGGTTTAGAGAATTTATTCAGACCATGAAACCTTATGGGCCACAGACAGATGGTTTTCTGAAGGACTTTTGGGAGGAAGCTTTTGACTGTGTGCTTCCTAACCCCAATGTGGCAATGGATGTTGACCAAACATGTACTGGAGAGGAGAGTCTGGAGAGTCTTTCTGGGCCACACTTTGAGCTCCTCATGACTGGCCATAGTTATAGTATCTATAATGGTGTTTATGCCGTGGCTCATTCTTTGCACGTTATGGGCTTGTCTCGATCCAAGCAGAGAGCCAATGAGAAAGGTTTCAGTACTGATCTTCAAGATGTTcagccttggcag AGAGTGAAAGTTGGTTGGATTGACCCAGATGTTCCTGAAGGAGAAGAACTCATCATTCATGAAGATATAATTGTTTGGCACAGTGGTTTCAACCAG GTGATGCCCATTTCTTTGTGCAATGACTACTGCCACCCTGGTaaccagaagaaaaggaaggaaggggagaagttttgctgctatgattgcacTCCATGTCCAGAAAGGAAGATTTCCAATCAGCTGG atatGGATGTCTGTTTCACATGCCCAGAAGATCAATTTCCAAGTAAGGAGAAAGATGAATGTTTGCCTAAAATCATAAACTTTCTTtcttatgaagaacctttaggAATCACTTTAGCCTTCGTTGCTGTTTCTCTTTCCATTAACGCAGCCTTGGTGTTAGCAGTTTTCATTAAGCACAAGGATacacccattgtcaaagccaacaaccgaggCCTCACCTATaccctcctcatctccctcctgctctgcttcctctcttcaTTGCTTTTCCTCGGCAAACCTGgcaaagtgacctgccttctccgacaaacagtgtttggcatcatcttctcagtggctgtttcttgtgtattggccaaaaccatcactgtAGTGATAGCTTTCATGGCCACAAAGCCAGGATCCAGCATGAGGAAGTGGATGGGGAGAAGACAGGGACAGTCTGTTGTTCTTTCCTGTTCCCTCATTCAAGCAAGTATTTGTACCTTGTGGTTGGCAACCTCTCCGCCATTCCCTGATTTAGACATGCGCTCGGTAACTGGAGAAATCCttgtgcaatgtaatgaagggtcagtcaccatgttttactgtgtcttgggctacatgggcttcttGGCCGTTTCCAGCTTCACTGTGGCATTCCTAGCCCGCAAGTTACCAgatagttttaatgaagccaagttcattacattcagcatgttggtcttttgcagcgtgtggttgtcctttgttccaacctacctgagTACAAgagggaaatacatggtagctgtggagattttctccatcttagcctccagtgctgggttactgggctgcatcttcaCCCCTAAATGTTACATCATTGTGTTTAGGCCCCAACAGAACAAGAGAGAACAACTAATTAGGAGAATGTTTTAA